Proteins encoded by one window of Dioscorea cayenensis subsp. rotundata cultivar TDr96_F1 chromosome 6, TDr96_F1_v2_PseudoChromosome.rev07_lg8_w22 25.fasta, whole genome shotgun sequence:
- the LOC120262864 gene encoding probable sulfate transporter 3.3, with amino-acid sequence MRTKEDEVLDMGANKGGGGGEEEVRMNNNNNNNNNNDDDDHQVEITVMEMMHKVELPQPKSTITKLKIRFKETFFPDDPFRNFSGQPFSSKLSLSAQFLFPILSWAPSYSFSLFKSDLISGLTIASLAIPQGISYAKLANLPPIVGLYSSFVPPLVYAVLGSSRDLAVGPVSIASLIMGSMLRQAVNPNTDPYLFLQLAFTSTLFAGIFQASLGIFRLGLIIDFLSKATLIGFMAGSAIIVSLQQLKSLLGIVHFTKQMGLVPVLASVFHTTNEWSWQTIVMGMSFLGILLLARHVSMKKPSLFWVSAGAPLASVIISTLLVFLFKAQNHGISIIGHLPHGLNPPSWDKLIFKSSYLSLVMKTGLITGIISLTEGVAVGRTFASLKDYKVDGNKEMMAIGLMNIVGCCTSCYVTTGAFSRSAVNHNAGCKTAMSNIVMALTVMVTLLFLMPLFVYTPNVVLGAIIVTAVIGLIDLPAAYHIWKMDKMDFLVLLAAFLGVVFISVQEGLAIAIGISIFRVLLQITRPKIVSLGNISGSDIYRNVQQYRDAKRVPGFLILAVEAPINFANCTYLHERIGRWIEDELDCGGKCASLQFVILDLSTVSAVDTSGISLLIDLKKILRKKDIELVLVNPVGEVMEKIKRADDALQFLGVDSLYLTIEEAVISLSSLIKEAS; translated from the exons atgagaaccaAAGAAGATGAGGTACTAGATATGGGTGCAaacaaaggaggaggaggaggagaagaagaagtgaggatgaataacaacaacaacaacaacaacaacaatgatgatgatgatcatcaagTAGAGATAACAGTAATGGAGATGATGCACAAAGTGGAGCTTCCTCAACCTAAAAGCACCATTACCAAGCTCAAGATCAGGTTCAAAGAAACCTTCTTCCCTGATGATCCTTTCAGAAACTTCTCTGGCCAACCTTTCTCTTCCAAACTCTCTCTTTCTGCCCAGTTCCTCTTCCCCATTCTCTCTTGGGCTCCTTCTTattccttctctcttttcaaGTCTGATCTCATCTCTGGCCTCACCATTGCCAGCCTTGCCATCCCTCAG GGTATCAGTTATGCAAAGCTTGCCAACCTGCCACCCATTGTAGGATTAT ATTCAAGTTTTGTGCCACCATTAGTGTATGCAGTGCTGGGAAGTTCAAGAGATCTTGCAGTTGGACCTGTTTCAATTGCTTCTTTGATTATGGGATCAATGCTGAGACAAGCTGTGAATCCAAACACTGATCCTTATCTTTTCCTGCAACTTGCCTTCACTTCAACTCTCTTTGCTGGCATTTTCCAAGCCTCTCTTGGCATTTTCAG GTTAGGATTAATTATAGACTTCTTATCAAAGGCCACACTGATTGGATTCATGGCTGGTTCTGCAATCATAGTTTCTCTTCAGCAACTCAAAAGCCTTCTTGGGATTGTTCATTTCACCAAACAAATGGGTCTGGTCCCTGTTCTTGCTTCTGTTTTCCACACCACCAATGAG TGGTCATGGCAAACCATAGTGATGGGGATGAGTTTTCTAGGCATTCTGTTGCTTGCCAGACATGTT AGTATGAAAAAGCCAAGCCTTTTCTGGGTTTCAGCAGGGGCTCCATTAGCATCAGTTATCATTTCCACCCTCCTTGTTTTCCTCTTCAAAGCTCAAAACCATGGAATCAGTATT ATTGGACACTTGCCACATGGACTTAATCCACCTTCATGGGATAAACTTATCTTCAAAAGTTCATATCTAAGTTTGGTAATGAAAACAGGACTCATCACTGGAATCATTTCTCTAACT gaaggAGTTGCAGTTGGAAGAACATTTGCTTCACTTAAAGACTACAAAGTTGATGGTAACAAAGAAATGATGGCAATTGGATTGATGAACATTGTTGGTTGTTGCACTTCATGTTATGTTACAAcag GAGCATTTTCCCGGTCGGCGGTAAATCACAATGCAGGATGCAAAACGGCGATGTCGAATATAGTAATGGCATTGACGGTGATGGTCACGCTACTCTTCCTCATGCCGCTCTTCGTCTACACCCCTAATGTTGTTCTCGGAGCGATCATAGTGACGGCCGTCATCGGTCTCATTGATCTGCCTGCTGCATATCATATATGGAAGATGGATAAAATGGACTTCCTAGTTTTGTTAGCAGCATTTCTTGGAGTTGTCTTTATTTCTGTCCAAGAAGGCCTAGCAATTGcg ATAGGAATTTCGATCTTTAGAGTTCTGCTTCAAATCACAAGGCCGAAGATTGTGAGTTTAGGGAACATATCAGGGAGTGATATTTATAGGAATGTTCAACAATACAGAGATGCAAAAAGAGTTCCAGGATTTCTAATTCTTGCAGTTGAAGCTCCAATTAACTTTGCAAACTGTACCTACCTTCATGAaag AATTGGAAGGTGGATAGAAGATGAACTTGATTGTGGAGGGAAATGCGCTTCTCTTCAATTTGTAATTCTGGATTTATCAA ccGTGAGTGCGGTGGATACAAGCGGAATTTCACTTTTGattgacttaaaaaaaattttgagaaaaaaagacaTTGag CTAGTGCTTGTAAATCCAGTGGGAGAAGTGATGGAGAAAATTAAAAGAGCAGATGATGCACTTCAATTTCTTGGAGTTGATTCTCTTTATTTAACTATTGAGGAGGCTGTCATATCACTCTCTTCATTGATTAAGGAAGCATCCTAA
- the LOC120263038 gene encoding vacuolar-sorting receptor 6-like, with protein MANSGTDLAGAIILFFFFGSVSSRFVVEKNNIRVLSPEHFRAQHDGAIANFGVPNYGGSMTGVVVYPPKASTGCDPFDGPPFKSKSRRPVILLLDRGECFFALKAWNGQKAGAAAVLVADSMDEPLITMDTPSETGDSEDYVEKITIPSVLVNRAFGESLKKALAQGSDEVVVKLDWRESMPHPDERVEYELWTNSNDECGTRCDEQMNFIKNFRGHAQVLEKGGYTQFTPHYITWYCPEPFRLSKQCKSQCINHGRYCAPDPEQDFGEGYDGKDVVFENLRQLCVHRVANESNIPWLWWDFVTDFHVRCSMKKKRYSKECAEEVVQSLGLPLEKVKECMGDPEADVENRVLKSEQELQVGRGSRGDVTILPTLVINEIQYRGVLERTAVLKAVCAGFKETTEPSVCLSGDIETNQCLHRNGGCWRDEQLNATACKDTFRGRVCECPTVNGVEFQGDGYSSCKAVGPGRCAINNGGCWSETKNGQTFSACSDFELSGCRCPFGFRENGNKCEDINECKDGLACQCNGCTCKNTWGGYDCKCKGNLLYIKGEDTCIAKDASKFGWLMAILVISCVVGAALAGYIFYKYRLRSYMDSEIMSIMSQYMPLDNQHNEAQPLRHDTTA; from the exons ATGGCGAACTCCGGCACCGACCTCGCCGGAGCtatcatcctcttcttcttcttcggctctGTATCTTCGCGTTTCGTTGTTGAAAAGAACAACATAAGAGTGTTGTCGCCGGAGCATTTCAGAGCTCAGCATGATGGAGCTATTGCTAACTTCGGAGTTCCCAATTATGGAGGCTCTATGACTGGCGTCGTCGTCTACCCACCCAAAGCCTCCACTGGTTGTGATCCTTTCGATGGACCTCCGTTCAAGTCCAAGTCTCGCCGTCCTGTGATTCTTCTCCTTGATCGCGGAG AATGTTTCTTTGCTTTAAAGGCATGGAATGGGCAGAAAGCTGGTGCAGCTGCAGTTCTTGTTGCTGATAGTATGGATGAACCTCTTATCACCATGGACACCCCATCGGAGACCGGTGACAGTGAGGATTACGTCGAGAAGATCACTATACCGTCGGTTCTTGTTAATCGAGCTTTCGGGGAAAGCTTGAAGAAAGCATTGGCACAAGGTTCAGATGAGGTTGTTGtcaaactagattggagagagtccATGCCTCATCCTGATGAGAGAGTTGAGTATGAACTCTGGACGAATAGCAACGACGAGTGCGGTACCCGTTGCGACGAGCAAATGAACTTCATTAAGAATTTCAGAGGCCATGCTCAGGTTCTTGAGAAGGGAGGATACACACAGTTCACTCCTCACTACATTACTTGGTATTGTCCTGAGCCTTTTAGACTTAGTAAACAATGCAAGTCTCAGTGTATAAACCATGGGAGGTATTGTGCTCCAGACCCGGAGCAGGATTTCGGTGAAGGGTATGATGGCAAGGATGTTGTTTTTGAGAATTTGAGGCAGCTCTGTGTGCACAGAGTTGCTAATGAGAGTAATATTCCATGGTTGTGGTGGGACTTTGTGACCGATTTCCATGTTCGATGCtcgatgaagaagaagaggtatAGCAAGGAGTGTGCTGAGGAAGTTGTTCAATCACTTG GCTTGCCACTTGAGAAGGTGAAAGAGTGCATGGGTGATCCTGAAGCTGATGTTGAGAACAGGGTATTAAAATCAGAGCAAGAGCTCCAG GTTGGCCGAGGTTCTCGCGGAGATGTAACCATTTTGCCTACTTTAGTTATAAACGAGATCCAATATCGAG GTGTATTGGAGAGGACTGCAGTTTTGAAGGCTGTATGTGCAGGGTTTAAAGAAACTACTGAACCTTCTGTTTGCTTAAGCGGAG ATATAGAAACAAATCAGTGCCTACACAGGAATGGTGGTTGTTGGCGGGATGAGCAACTAAATGCTACTGCTTGCAAG GATACTTTCAGAGGTAGAGTATGTGAATGCCCTACAGTGAATGGTGTTGAATTTCAGGGAGATGGCTATTCATCATGCAAAG CTGTGGGACCTGGAAGGTGTGCCATTAACAATGGAGGTTGCTGGTCGGAGACCAAAAATGGACAAACCTTTTCGGCGTGCTCA GACTTCGAATTAAGTGGTTGCCGGTGCCCATTTGGCTTCCGAGAAAATGGAAACAAATGCGAAG ATATCAATGAGTGCAAGGACGGACTTGCATGTCAATGCAATGGCTGTACCTGTAAGAATACATGGGGTGGATATGACTGCAAATGCAAGGGGAACCTTTTGTACATCAAGGGAGAGGACACATGTATTG CCAAGGATGCTTCTAAATTTGGATGGCTTATGGCTATCTTAGTAATATCTTGTGTGGTTGGTGCTGCTTTAGCAGGATACATATTCTACAAATATAGACTCCGG TCTTACATGGATTCAGAAATTATGTCTATCATGTCTCAATACATGCCACTTGACAATCAACACAATGAGGCTCAACCTCTAAGACACGATACGACAGCATGA
- the LOC120263037 gene encoding multiple RNA-binding domain-containing protein 1: protein MSRVCVKNLPKYVNEDRIRDFFSQRGELTDVKLMRTRDGKSRQFAFVGFRSESEAREAIDYFDKSYMDTCRITCEVARKVGDPDIPRPWSSHSKKKGSSLDENNKDGSGMKVEKQGSSNVKVKNHKSTENKDPQLQEFLQVMQPRVKSKIWANDTLGEANLVDQGGKTDDEEEQPPKVKKKLSAKKHQSELVHDDSVEASPISQSHEVPGDESTDLDYFKSRVKKNWSDSESDDEEMHTGNAGNENKESKMMAGKGDLSDGSDGKNLDENHPSLPSDDHDSQALVTNRLFVRNLSYTTDEAELMELFSHYGDVSQVHIVVDKVTKYSKGFAFVQYKLPESAARALEELDHSIFQGRLLHVIPAKAQIVSTDQKSDRSAIQDNKSFKQKRKEQKKASETTGDTRAWNSLITHPNTVVENIARKHGISKSELLDREADDLAVRVALGETYVISETKKALSNAGVNIIALEESVSKRGGSIERSNKIILAKNLPYSTCERDLADMFGKFGSVDKIILPPTRVLALVIFLEASEAAKAFKHLIYEQYNGAVLYLEWAPSNILSQNVKAVKDGPAGVVSDENIKSLLLEQSIEGLTEDEIDPDRAESRTIYVKNLNFKTSDEILKKHFSDHMTKGSIRSVKVKTHIKNGKNLSMGFGFIEFDSVDTATNVCRELQGTVLDGHALILQLCHGKKDDQVLKRDEKDKSSTKLIVRNVAFEATEKDLRQLFSPFGQIKSLRLPMKVGKHRGFAFVEFVTKQEAKNAIQALSSTHLYGRHLVIEQAKAGETLEELRARTAAHFVDDHVGFQNQPSKKRKVS, encoded by the exons AT GTCTAGGGTTTGTGTGAAAAATCTGCCGAAATATGTGAATGAGGATAGGATTCGGGATTTCTTCTCGCAGAGAGGGGAGCTCACTGATGTGAAGCTCATGCGCACCAG AGATGGGAAAAGTAGGCAGTTTGCTTTTGTGGGGTTTCGGAGTGAGAGTGAAGCCAGGGAAGCTATCGATTATTTTGATAAGTCTTATATGGATACTTGCAGAATCACTTGTGAG GTTGCTCGGAAAGTCGGAGATCCGGATATACCTCGTCCATGGAGTTCCCACTCCAAAAAGAAAGGCAGCTCTTTAGATGAAAATAACAAAGATGGATCTGGTATGAAAGTTGAAAAACAGGGTTCCTCAAATGTCAAGGTGAAAAATCACAAAAGCACTGAGAATAAAGATCCTCAGCTGCAAGAGTTTCTTCAAGTCATGCAGCCTCGTGTTAAGTCTAAAATATGGGCGAATGATACCTTGGGTGAAGCTAACCTTGTTGACCAAGGTGGTAAAactgatgatgaagaagaacagcCCCCGAAAGTCAAGAAGAAGCTATCAGCGAAGAAACATCAATCAGAGCTTGTGCATGATGATTCTGTTGAAGCTTCTCCAATAAGTCAATCCCATGAAGTCCCAGGAGATGAATCTACAGATTTGGATTATTTTAAGAGTAGAGTAAAGAAAAATTGGTCAGATTCCGAATCAGATGACGAAGAAATGCACACCGGAAATGCAGGCAATGAGAACAAGGAGAGTAAAATGATGGCTGGAAAAGGTGATCTTTCAGATGGTTCTGATGGTAAAAACTTGGATGAGAATCACCCATCATTGCCTTCTGATGACCATGACTCACAAGCCTTGGTCACTAACCGTCTGTTTGTCCGTAACCTTTCATACACAACAGA TGAAGCTGAATTGATGGAGCTCTTTAGCCATTATGGTGATGTGTCACAAGTCCATATTGTAGTTGACAAGGTCACAAAATATTCTAAAGGTTTTGCCTTTGTGCAGTACAAGCTTCCTGAATCAGCTGCCAG GGCATTGGAAGAACTTGACCACTCAATATTTCAGGGCAGGCTGTTACATGTTATCCCTGCAAAAGCACAGATTGTGTCCACTGATCAAAA GTCTGATCGGTCTGCTATCCAAGATAATAAAAGTTTTAAGCAGAAAAGGAAAGAGCAGAAGAAGGCATCTGAAACTACTGGTGATACACGAGCATGGAACAGCTTGATCACACACCCAAATACT GTTGTCGAAAATATTGCTAGGAAACATGGTATCAGTAAAAGTGAATTGCTTGATCGGGAAGCAGATGACCTGGCTGTACGAGTTGCACTCGGAGAAACATATGTCATATCAGAAACTAAAAAAGCTCTATCAAATGCTGGGGTTAATATTATTGCATTAGAGGAGTCTGTTTCCAAGAGAGGTGGCAGTATAGAAAGAagcaacaaaataatattagcCAAGAACTTGCCATACAGTACTTGTGAAAGAGATCTTGCTGACATGTTTGGGAAATTTGGGAGTGTGGACAAAATCATTCTTCCTCCAACCAGAGTTTTAGCACTG GTTATCTTTCTTGAAGCCTCAGAAGCTGCTAAAGCTTTCAAGCACTTAATATATGAACAATACAA TGGCGCTGTGTTATACTTAGAATGGGCACCAAGCAACATCTTATCCCAAAATGTAAAAGCAGTGAAAGATGGGCCTGCAGGTGTTGTGAGTGACGAAAATATTAAGAGTTTGTTACTGGAACAAAGCATTGAGGGATTAACAGAAGATGAGATAGATCCTGATAGGGCTGAG TCGCGGACTATATATGTaaagaatttgaatttcaagacaTCTGATGAGATCTTAAAAAAGCATTTCAGTGATCATATGACCAAAGGAAGCATAAGAAGTGTCAAG GTGAAAACTCACATTAAGAATGGCAAGAACCTCTCAATGGGTTTTGgttttattgaatttgattCTGTTGATACAGCTACAAATGTATGCAGAGAGTTACAG GGGACAGTTCTGGATGGTCATGCTCTAATATTGCAACTTTGTCATGGCAAAAAAGATGATCAAGTTTTGAAGAGAGATGAGAAGGATAAGAGTTCGACGAAACTAATTGTGAGAAACGTGGCATTTGAAGCAACTGAAAAAGATTTAAGGCAGCTATTTAGTCCATTTGGCCAG ATTAAGAGCTTGAGATTGCCAATGAAGGTCGGTAAACACAGGGGTtttgcatttgtggagtttgtaACAAAGCAGGAGGCGAAGAATGCCATTCAAGCTCTCTCAAGCACGCATCTCTATGGCCGTCATTTG gtcATTGAACAAGCAAAAGCTGGAGAAACCCTAGAGGAGCTGAGAGCCAGAACTGCTGCTCATTTTGTTGATGATCATGTTGGATTTCAGAATCAACCATCCAAAAAGAGAAAGGTTAGTTAA